In Halobaculum limi, one DNA window encodes the following:
- a CDS encoding glutathione S-transferase N-terminal domain-containing protein — MANLVLYELEGCPYCAKVTNKLAELGLEYESVMVPRSHSDRTEVEEVSGQTGVPVLVDEDNGIEGMPESDDIVEYLEETYGDAAA; from the coding sequence ATGGCGAATCTCGTCCTCTACGAACTCGAAGGCTGTCCGTACTGCGCGAAAGTCACCAACAAACTCGCGGAACTCGGCCTCGAGTACGAGTCGGTGATGGTCCCTCGCTCACACAGCGACCGGACCGAAGTCGAAGAAGTGTCCGGACAGACTGGCGTCCCCGTCCTCGTCGACGAGGACAACGGCATCGAGGGGATGCCCGAGTCCGACGACATCGTCGAGTACCTCGAAGAGACGTACGGCGACGCGGCGGCGTAA
- a CDS encoding transcriptional regulator: MSRTALIGNVTAMLADADFLVSERCAVRPKSFDVAARRGEDLLLVKVLGNVDAFDRPTGAEMRRLGEYLSATPILVGLRTRDEDLKPGVVYFRHGVPAIHPDTLYDLLIEEVPPLIYAAPGGLYVNIDGTTVADERKERGWSLGRLADELGVSRRTVAKYENGMNASVEVAVQLEDLFDRPFSDPVRVLEGAREVRESDPTPEPPEVSPDDEHVYAVLSRAGFAVHPTQRAPFTAVSEDEAEPRVEFTLLTGHSPFTRTAEKRAKLMGSLGRVTGTRAVYFTEGEDEPKKESVDGTAIVTAFELSRADDPERIRELIRERSDEPAEA; this comes from the coding sequence ATGTCCCGGACGGCGCTGATTGGAAACGTGACCGCGATGCTCGCGGACGCGGACTTCCTCGTCAGCGAACGCTGCGCCGTGCGGCCCAAGAGCTTCGACGTGGCCGCCAGACGCGGGGAGGACCTCCTGCTCGTGAAGGTGCTCGGCAACGTCGACGCCTTCGACCGACCGACCGGCGCGGAGATGCGCCGACTCGGTGAGTACCTCTCAGCGACGCCCATCCTCGTCGGCCTCCGCACGCGCGACGAGGACCTGAAGCCTGGCGTCGTCTACTTCCGCCACGGCGTGCCCGCAATCCACCCCGACACGCTGTACGACCTCCTCATCGAGGAGGTGCCGCCGCTCATCTACGCCGCGCCCGGCGGCCTGTACGTGAACATAGACGGTACCACCGTCGCCGACGAGCGGAAGGAGCGTGGCTGGAGTCTGGGCCGCCTCGCCGACGAACTCGGCGTCTCCCGCCGCACGGTCGCCAAGTACGAGAACGGGATGAACGCCTCCGTCGAAGTCGCGGTCCAGTTGGAGGACCTGTTCGACCGTCCCTTCTCCGACCCGGTCAGGGTGTTGGAGGGCGCTCGCGAGGTGCGCGAGTCCGACCCGACGCCGGAACCACCGGAGGTGTCACCCGACGACGAACACGTGTACGCGGTCCTCTCGCGCGCCGGGTTCGCGGTCCACCCCACCCAACGCGCCCCGTTCACCGCGGTGAGCGAGGACGAGGCCGAACCACGCGTCGAGTTCACGCTGTTGACCGGCCACTCTCCGTTCACCCGAACGGCCGAGAAGCGGGCGAAACTGATGGGGTCCCTCGGGCGCGTCACCGGCACGCGCGCGGTGTACTTCACAGAAGGTGAGGACGAACCCAAGAAGGAGTCCGTCGACGGCACCGCAATCGTCACCGCCTTCGAGTTGTCGCGGGCGGACGACCCCGAGCGCATCCGCGAACTCATCCGTGAGCGGTCGGACGAACCCGCAGAGGCGTAA
- a CDS encoding tRNA(Ile)(2)-agmatinylcytidine synthase produces MTVIGLDDTDSRTAGMCSTYLATLVAEAIERAGDRVDRRLLVRLNPGVEHKTRGNAALALHTDADPETAMRLASELVESYAVDTDPRTSPGVVVADCDPEEIPDTVADFAREAVREFHDLDAALALADDAGFETRGWGGADTTGGDDVVGRGRIGALAAVGAWRAFDDWTYERISYREFDRCGTPREVDAESVFAAAADQYPRAWDTVDRGEGETVCVPNAPGPILHGIRGDDPEAVTVLAAAIESEPVERSALFVTNQGTDAHLRDGSLGSLRDRRAYRVDVTVVEPPETRRGGHVFFGVDGSEAAPVDSHDRASDLRCVAFEPTKRFRDRVRSLRVGDRLTVCGEVDDGTIKLEKFAIRDLVETDRVVPTCPDCGRSMKSAGADQGYRCRDCGTSEPGKREVSVDRDLEPGWYEVPPCARRHISKPLVRGGFDAPTHPER; encoded by the coding sequence GTGACCGTCATCGGCCTCGACGACACCGACTCGCGGACGGCGGGGATGTGCAGTACGTACCTCGCGACGCTGGTGGCCGAGGCCATCGAACGCGCGGGTGACCGCGTCGACCGGCGACTGCTCGTTCGCTTGAACCCCGGCGTTGAACACAAGACGCGAGGGAACGCGGCGCTGGCGCTTCACACCGACGCCGACCCGGAGACGGCGATGCGTCTCGCGAGCGAGTTGGTCGAATCGTACGCCGTCGATACCGACCCCCGGACGTCGCCCGGCGTCGTCGTCGCCGACTGCGACCCAGAGGAGATTCCCGATACTGTCGCCGACTTCGCTCGTGAGGCGGTTCGGGAGTTCCACGACCTCGACGCGGCGTTGGCGCTGGCCGACGATGCGGGCTTCGAGACGCGAGGGTGGGGCGGTGCGGACACCACCGGCGGCGACGACGTGGTCGGCCGCGGTCGGATCGGTGCGCTCGCCGCGGTCGGCGCGTGGCGGGCGTTCGACGACTGGACGTACGAACGCATCTCGTATCGGGAGTTCGACCGCTGTGGGACGCCCCGCGAGGTAGACGCCGAGAGCGTCTTCGCGGCCGCCGCCGACCAGTATCCCCGTGCGTGGGACACCGTCGACCGCGGCGAAGGTGAGACGGTGTGCGTCCCGAACGCGCCCGGCCCCATCCTCCACGGCATCCGCGGCGACGACCCCGAGGCGGTGACGGTGCTCGCCGCTGCTATCGAGAGCGAACCCGTCGAGCGGTCGGCGCTGTTCGTGACGAACCAGGGAACGGACGCACACCTCCGAGATGGGTCGCTCGGTAGTCTCCGTGACCGCCGCGCGTACCGTGTCGACGTGACCGTCGTGGAACCACCCGAGACACGACGTGGCGGACACGTGTTCTTCGGTGTCGACGGTTCCGAAGCGGCACCAGTCGACAGCCACGACCGAGCGTCCGACCTCCGCTGTGTCGCCTTCGAACCGACCAAGCGGTTCCGTGACCGCGTTCGCTCACTCCGCGTCGGCGACCGCCTCACCGTCTGTGGCGAGGTGGACGACGGGACGATCAAACTGGAGAAATTCGCCATCCGCGACCTCGTCGAGACGGACCGCGTCGTGCCCACCTGCCCCGACTGCGGACGGTCGATGAAGTCGGCGGGCGCAGACCAAGGCTACCGCTGTCGCGACTGCGGGACCAGCGAACCCGGAAAACGCGAGGTGTCCGTCGACCGCGACCTCGAACCCGGCTGGTACGAAGTGCCGCCGTGTGCGCGACGCCACATCAGCAAGCCGCTGGTTCGGGGTGGCTTCGACGCGCCGACCCACCCGGAGCGGTGA